One Aegilops tauschii subsp. strangulata cultivar AL8/78 chromosome 7, Aet v6.0, whole genome shotgun sequence genomic window carries:
- the LOC109761635 gene encoding uncharacterized protein: MVLEDESSNDNSSLPYMHSETSTDGLNQVPFSLEDPDYKGLELDLIVMCEKHGKPSERLVAFDGTMTGRRFLACAEPEEEKNKLDADYDKLVKDVHQLVDFQQDRVVDFSYLQSNITYQHQCRAELVAGMKAEMAKKDAVTEKLQQKYELLCNLTSAQATVIQNLKLKNMKEKELLSEARMNLELKNAEFTKFEENLTQEKLELKF; this comes from the exons ATGGTTTTGGAAGACGAGAGTAGCAACGACAATTCAAGCCTCCCGTACATGCACTCCGAAACCTCCACCGATGGGCTCAACCAG GTGCCTTTCTCTCTTGAGGACCCGGATTACAAGGGTCTTGAGCTAGATCTGATAGTGATGTGCGAGAAGCATGGGAAGCCATCAGAGAGGCTTGTTGCATTTGATGGAACAATGACTGGGAGAAGGTTCTTAGCATGTGCAGAGCCG GAAG AAGAAAAGAACAAGCTGGATGCAGACTATGACAAGTTAGTGAAAGATGTGCATCAACTTGTGGACTTTCAGCAGGATAGGGTTGTGGATTTCAGTTATCTGCAGTCCAACATCACATATCAGCACCAATGCAGAGCTGAATTGGTGGCTGGTATGAAGGCAGAAATGGCAAAGAAAGATGCAGTTACAGAGAAGCTTCAACAGAAGTATGAACTCCTGTGCAACCTGACAAGTGCTCAAGCAACTGTCATCCAGAACCtgaagttgaagaatatgaaagaGAAGGAATTGCTTAGTGAGGCTAGGATGAATTTGGAGTTGAAGAATGCAGAGTTCACAAAGTTTGAGGAGAATCTCACCCAAGAGAAGCTAGAGTTGAAGTTTTAG